GAGTTTGCTTACTTCTACAACAGCATGGGTACCAAAGTAACCATCGTAGAATTTTTGCCCCGCATTGTACCGGTGGAAGACGAAGACATTTCGAAAGAACTGGAAAAGCAATACAAGAAGAGCGGCATCGACATTATGACCAATGCCGAAGTAACTAAGGTAGATACCACTGGTGCCGGTGTAAAAGCCACGGTAAAAACCAAGGATGGCGAAATCACCCTCGAAGCCGATATCATGCTGAGTGCTGTTGGTGTGGTAGCCAATATCGAAGGCATTGGCCTCGAAACCATTGGTGTAAAAACCGATAAGGGTAAAATCATTGTGGACCAGTATCAGCAAACTTCTGTGCCCGGTGTATACGCCATTGGCGACTGTACCCCCGGACAAGCCCTGGCACACGTGGCCAGCAAAGAAGGCATTAACGCGGCCGAGCACCTGGCCGGTCACAAGCCTGAAGCCATCGATTACAACAACATTCCTGGTTGTACCTATTGCACTCCCGAAATTGCTTCGGTAGGCTACACCGAAGCCAAGGCTAAAGAAGCAGGCTACGAAGTAAAAGTGGGTAAGTTTCCTTTTATGGCGAGTGGTAAAGCCAGCGCCGCCGGTGCTACAGAAGGTTTTGTAAAAGTGATTTACGACGCCAAGTATGGTGAGTTTTTGGGTTGCCACATGATTGGTGCCAACGTTACAGAAATGATTGCAGAAGCGGTAACTGCCCGTAAGTTGGAAACAACTGCGCATGAAATTCTGAATGCTGTGCATCCGCACCCCACCATGAGCGAAGCACTGAAAGAAGCGACGGCTGTGGCTTATGGCGAAGCCATCGATATTTAAAAGAATACATTCATTATACGATAGTGGCACAACCGTAAGGCTGTGCCACTTTTTTTATGCACATCAATACAAGCAAGTGATGTTGCGTAAAGAAGTTGCCGTTATTTTATGTTACAACCAACTAATATGAAACATCTATTTGTAAGCGTTTTCCTGATGCTGGTATCTGTTGCTGGCATTGCTGAAAAAGGGAAAAAGGAAAAACAGGCAGCAGATACCAAAGCTGACTCATTAGCAACTGCAGTGGTGGCATATATGCAAATGCTCGATTCACTAGAAAAAACCTTAAAGTACGAAGATGGCAAAGTGACGTTGCAGGATGGCGACATTGTTTTGAATGTTCCCAAGTCTTTCAAGTTTTTGGGCGCTGCTCAGGCCAAATACGTAATTAGTGAAATTTGGGGAAATCCTCCTCAAGATGATGTGTTGGGCATGCTCTTGCCTGCACAGTATTCGCCGTTGGATGACAGTGCCTTTGCATTTATCATCAGCTTTGATGCTATGGGTTATGTAAAGGATGATGATGCAGCAGATATCGATTACGATGATTTGATGAAAGACTGGCAAACCGCTGAAGTTGATGAAAATAAAGAAAGGGTAGCTGCAGGATACGAAAAACTGCATTTGGTTGGATGGGCTGCCAAGCCATTTTATGATGCAGACAAAAAAGTAATGCATTGGGCAAAAGAAATTGCATTTGGCGATAACGGGGAGCACACACTCAATTATGATGTACGAGTGCTTGGCCGCAAAGGTGTTCTTTCGATGAATGCAGTAGCAGGTATGTATCATTTGAAAGATGTGCAGCAAAATATTACTGCTATTTTGGCCATGCCGGAGTTTGCATCTGGCAATAAGTACAGCGATTTTAATCCTGATATAGATGAGGTTGCAGCGGTAACTGTAGGTGGCTTGGTGGCAGGTAAAGTGCTGGCAAAAGCAGGTATTCTGGCACTGTTGGCAAAAGGCTGGAAGTTGATTGTAATTGGCGCTGTTGCTTTGTGGGCAGGCTTAAAAAAGTTTGTGTTTGGGCGTAAGAAAGAAGAAGACGAGTTTACCCCGCAAACGGAAGAGAGTTCCAATGAAGTAGCGGATGCACAAGCAGAAACGGCATCAAACGATACGGTAGCCGGCGATGCAACAGAGGGTGAGGAAAATACAGAGAAGAAAGATGAAACTCAATCTTAGAAACACGATTCCTCATAAAAAAGGCTGGATATTCCGGCCTTTTTTATGAGGTTATATTTTACTGATAGCTATACTCAATCCTTCCTTCCGGTTCTTTGTATTTGTTGAATACGCCTTCTTTCAACTTAAGACCACGGGCATCGTACACATAGCGCCAAATGCGGTACATGTTGCTGCCGGATTGTACACTGGTTTGCTGGCTGATTCGACCTGCAGCATCGTATTCAAATATGAGATCAGGCAATATTCTGCCGGCTTTTTTATTGGGTCGTGCAATGTCGGTAAGCTGTTGTTGCTCGTTGTAATAGTAAAACCAGGTTTCAATTTTTCGATTGCCTTTCCACCATTGCTCCTCGCCGGGTTTGCCGGTTGTTTCGTCGGCTATAAAAATCACTTTGGTCGTGTCGCTATTGTTTTTAATCCGGAGCATGGTCGTTGGCATTCCTTTACTATCGTAGCTGTACAGATGTGTTTCGGTTACGCTGAACTGTTGCAAAGAATCGTTGGTGAGAATGCTCATGAGCAGCAGTTGCCCTTGCTCGTTGTACTGATATTGAGTTTCGCTACGCAGCGTACCCGATTCATCCACCGTTTTTATCAGCCTGTTGGAGGCGTCATAATAACTGGTAAGTACGGAGCTGTTGGTGTAATCCGATTTGGAAGTGGTGGTAAGTGTTTGCTGAGCGGCATTTACTTGCTGAAACAAGACAAAGTTGGCGGAGGGACTGCCATCGGCATCAAAACTGCTGGCCGTAATCTGGCGAACGTTGTGCTGCTTCAGCTGTGCAAACTGTGCCGATGTTTTGGCCACCTGCAATACATCCTGATAATAAAACTGCGCCCCTGCTTGTGTAGTCAGTATAGTACCCAAGAGCAGCAGGCTTTTCCGAATCCACATGTGTTTCATTGTTTCGCCAAAATTAGCGGGCTTCAGCCGCAGTAGCAGTGTTAATTAATCCACCATGGCTGTGCAGCCTTTTGTAGTATTTTACGGCGTTCAAAACAACCACCGTGTCCCACGCCAAACTTCGCAAAGAAACCGACTGCCTCAATTGTGGTGCAGAGTTGCAAGGCCGCTTTTGTCATATTTGCGGCCAGCAAAATCTCGAAACCAACGAAACCTTTCTTGGTCTTGTTACACATTTTGTATACGACATCACTCACTTCGATGGTAAGTTTTTCAGCACCCTAAAATTCCTGCTGCTGAAACCGGGCTTTTTATCGCTGGAGTTTCAGCGGGGCAGAAGGGCCAGCTACCTCGACCCCATTAAAATGTATGTCTTTACCTCAGCGGTTTTTTTCTTCATTTTCTTTAGCCTCGACAGAGAAAATGAACTGATAAAGTGGGATGACAAAACAGTGCCTGCTTACCGGCAGTCTTTAATAGCCAGAATGGCAAGTGCTACCGACAGCATGCAGCGCAGGATATTGGCAGATTCTGTAAGAACAACAGATACGGCCATTGTTTTTTTGGAAGACATGCAGGTGATTGAAAAAGATCCAACATTGCCAGATAGTGTTCGGCAGGGCATTTTGAAGAGCATGCAACAAAATGAGTTTAAATCACAACTGTTTGGGTGGAATGGATTGCCTAACAACGTGGCTGCTTATGATTCCATTCAGGCATCATTGCCAAAGCAACAGCAAGATGGATGGTTCAGGCAGTTTGCTGCACATAAACTAATACAGCTGAATGCCAAATTTATGTACAACAAAAAGGCAGTCATCAAATCGGTGAGTGATAAGTTTCTTCACTCGCTACCGAAGATGATGTTTGTGTCTTTGCCCTTCATCG
The Phnomibacter ginsenosidimutans genome window above contains:
- the lpdA gene encoding dihydrolipoyl dehydrogenase, whose product is MAPAVILLAIRASQLGKKVAIIEKESLGGICLNWGCIPTKALLKSAQVYEYLKHAQTYGINASGTHDFGAVVKRSRGVADKMSKGVTFLMKKNKIDVIMGFGKLVAANKIEVTAADGSKQVVEAKNIVIATGGRARQLPSMPVDGKKIIGYREAMVLPEQPKSMIVVGSGAIGVEFAYFYNSMGTKVTIVEFLPRIVPVEDEDISKELEKQYKKSGIDIMTNAEVTKVDTTGAGVKATVKTKDGEITLEADIMLSAVGVVANIEGIGLETIGVKTDKGKIIVDQYQQTSVPGVYAIGDCTPGQALAHVASKEGINAAEHLAGHKPEAIDYNNIPGCTYCTPEIASVGYTEAKAKEAGYEVKVGKFPFMASGKASAAGATEGFVKVIYDAKYGEFLGCHMIGANVTEMIAEAVTARKLETTAHEILNAVHPHPTMSEALKEATAVAYGEAIDI
- a CDS encoding DUF2167 domain-containing protein produces the protein MKHLFVSVFLMLVSVAGIAEKGKKEKQAADTKADSLATAVVAYMQMLDSLEKTLKYEDGKVTLQDGDIVLNVPKSFKFLGAAQAKYVISEIWGNPPQDDVLGMLLPAQYSPLDDSAFAFIISFDAMGYVKDDDAADIDYDDLMKDWQTAEVDENKERVAAGYEKLHLVGWAAKPFYDADKKVMHWAKEIAFGDNGEHTLNYDVRVLGRKGVLSMNAVAGMYHLKDVQQNITAILAMPEFASGNKYSDFNPDIDEVAAVTVGGLVAGKVLAKAGILALLAKGWKLIVIGAVALWAGLKKFVFGRKKEEDEFTPQTEESSNEVADAQAETASNDTVAGDATEGEENTEKKDETQS
- a CDS encoding RHS repeat domain-containing protein; translation: MWIRKSLLLLGTILTTQAGAQFYYQDVLQVAKTSAQFAQLKQHNVRQITASSFDADGSPSANFVLFQQVNAAQQTLTTTSKSDYTNSSVLTSYYDASNRLIKTVDESGTLRSETQYQYNEQGQLLLMSILTNDSLQQFSVTETHLYSYDSKGMPTTMLRIKNNSDTTKVIFIADETTGKPGEEQWWKGNRKIETWFYYYNEQQQLTDIARPNKKAGRILPDLIFEYDAAGRISQQTSVQSGSNMYRIWRYVYDARGLKLKEGVFNKYKEPEGRIEYSYQ
- a CDS encoding DUF3667 domain-containing protein — protein: MSHAKLRKETDCLNCGAELQGRFCHICGQQNLETNETFLGLVTHFVYDITHFDGKFFSTLKFLLLKPGFLSLEFQRGRRASYLDPIKMYVFTSAVFFFIFFSLDRENELIKWDDKTVPAYRQSLIARMASATDSMQRRILADSVRTTDTAIVFLEDMQVIEKDPTLPDSVRQGILKSMQQNEFKSQLFGWNGLPNNVAAYDSIQASLPKQQQDGWFRQFAAHKLIQLNAKFMYNKKAVIKSVSDKFLHSLPKMMFVSLPFIALFISLLYIRQRRTHYVHHGILVIHLYVAMYILILLYLLAAVPGQSRACNGSWCIPYVFGVCVYVVLQLQKFTGFLRSVTRQNIV